The following are from one region of the Verrucomicrobiaceae bacterium genome:
- a CDS encoding Hsp20/alpha crystallin family protein, protein MKLICSNPAAFARVSDLNEWFRQPYVSMPALGRFWSNLGEALPRSQPDRLAVDVHEDKDAYHASFEVPGIKKENVKIELNDGRLTISAEKRMKTGETENSLTLSRTISVPEGINIDAITAKLEDGLLRVTLPKAEHRKPRQIELN, encoded by the coding sequence ATGAAACTCATCTGCTCCAACCCTGCCGCCTTCGCCCGTGTTTCCGACCTCAACGAGTGGTTTCGCCAGCCATACGTCAGCATGCCCGCGCTGGGGCGTTTTTGGTCAAATTTAGGCGAGGCCCTCCCCCGCTCGCAGCCAGACCGCCTCGCGGTCGATGTGCATGAGGACAAAGACGCCTACCACGCCAGCTTTGAAGTCCCCGGCATCAAGAAAGAAAACGTCAAAATCGAGCTCAATGACGGCCGACTCACCATCAGCGCAGAAAAGCGCATGAAGACCGGCGAAACCGAGAACTCACTCACCCTCAGCCGCACCATATCGGTGCCAGAAGGCATCAACATCGACGCCATCACCGCCAAGCTCGAAGACGGCCTCCTCCGAGTGACCCTGCCGAAAGCCGAACACCGCAAACCCCGCCAGATCGAACTGAACTAA
- a CDS encoding Hsp20/alpha crystallin family protein has product MNTTCTPTTCTPASPPSHAENTRKPTYQVSDNAEAYEVRVEMPGVPKSGVKLDLEDGILSIHGRRAPSDTEGMKPLHRELLRQDYLLRLRLNTPLDEDKLAARLEDGVLCVTLPLKALSKPRTFSVN; this is encoded by the coding sequence ATGAACACCACCTGTACACCCACCACCTGCACTCCCGCCTCCCCACCGAGCCACGCGGAAAATACCCGCAAACCGACCTACCAAGTCAGCGACAACGCAGAGGCTTATGAGGTCCGTGTGGAAATGCCCGGCGTGCCCAAAAGCGGCGTGAAGCTCGACTTGGAAGACGGCATCCTCTCGATCCATGGCCGACGTGCCCCCTCCGACACGGAAGGCATGAAACCCCTGCATCGCGAGCTCCTCCGACAGGACTACTTGCTCCGCCTACGCCTGAACACGCCGTTGGATGAGGATAAACTGGCCGCGAGGCTCGAAGACGGAGTCCTTTGCGTGACCCTACCACTCAAAGCCCTGTCCAAGCCCCGCACCTTCAGCGTGAACTAA
- a CDS encoding cupin domain-containing protein: protein MTINALAAQAPFTTKDGSTIRSLLDRTNAPVENQSLAEASVPVGSPTARHYHRLSEEFYFILEGAGIMEIDGETRHIRPGDAILIPPGSWHQITATQPLRFLCCCAPPYSHEDTYFANL, encoded by the coding sequence ATGACCATCAATGCCCTAGCTGCGCAGGCGCCATTCACCACCAAAGACGGCAGCACCATCCGCAGCCTCCTCGACCGCACCAATGCTCCGGTAGAAAACCAGAGCCTCGCCGAAGCGAGCGTCCCAGTCGGCTCCCCAACCGCACGGCACTACCACCGGCTCAGCGAGGAATTCTATTTCATCCTAGAGGGGGCAGGCATCATGGAAATCGATGGCGAAACACGCCACATCCGCCCCGGCGACGCGATCCTCATCCCACCCGGCTCCTGGCATCAAATTACCGCCACCCAGCCCCTCCGCTTCCTCTGCTGCTGCGCTCCGCCTTACAGCCACGAGGATACGTATTTTGCCAATTTGTGA
- a CDS encoding recombinase family protein has translation MNTLPISDQSAKRVGIWIRVSSEEQAQGDSPAHHRARAEMYCTSRAWKVVEVYDLAGVSGKSVVDHPEAQRMMADVKRGHIQALVFSKLARLTRNAKELMDFSEFFQQNHADLVSLSESIDTSSPAGRLFYNLVASMAQWEREEITDRIKSSVLVRAKLGKPLSGKAPYGYMWKDKKLVVNPDEAPIRRLSYELFDKHQRMKTVARILNERGYRTRLGKQWSDMAVRFQIKDPTAKGIHRRNYTRNLGKGKTWGLKPEGEHIFNEVEAIVSPELWERCNAVLDDRYMKRERPAKKPAHLFSGFVVCHCGNKMYVPMKTPKYTCQKCRNKIACADLEEIFLEEVKSYLVNPANVQGYLSKSGEVLGEKETLIAQRQRESAKLKSDTDRMLRLYLDGSVTSEDFKRFNDPLVEQRQQLDDELVRLQAEIDVLKIDSLSGE, from the coding sequence ATGAATACTTTGCCAATTAGTGATCAATCCGCGAAGCGTGTCGGCATTTGGATTCGGGTATCCAGCGAAGAGCAAGCGCAGGGCGACAGCCCCGCACACCACCGCGCCCGTGCCGAGATGTATTGCACGTCACGAGCCTGGAAAGTCGTCGAGGTCTATGACCTTGCGGGAGTCAGCGGCAAGAGCGTCGTGGACCACCCGGAAGCGCAGCGCATGATGGCTGACGTGAAGCGAGGCCACATCCAAGCACTCGTTTTCTCCAAGCTCGCCCGACTCACGAGGAACGCCAAAGAGTTGATGGACTTTAGTGAGTTCTTCCAGCAGAACCACGCCGATTTGGTTTCCCTCAGCGAGAGCATCGACACCAGTTCGCCCGCAGGCAGGTTGTTCTACAACCTCGTCGCCAGCATGGCGCAATGGGAGCGCGAGGAGATCACCGACCGCATCAAGAGTTCCGTTCTGGTTCGCGCCAAGCTCGGCAAGCCTCTCAGCGGCAAAGCACCCTACGGCTACATGTGGAAGGACAAGAAGCTCGTGGTGAACCCCGACGAAGCCCCAATTCGACGCCTGAGCTACGAGTTGTTTGACAAGCACCAGCGCATGAAGACCGTGGCCCGTATCCTCAACGAACGCGGCTACCGCACCCGCCTCGGCAAGCAGTGGTCCGACATGGCCGTGCGCTTCCAGATCAAAGACCCGACGGCGAAGGGTATCCATCGCCGCAACTACACGCGCAACCTCGGCAAAGGCAAAACGTGGGGCCTCAAACCAGAGGGCGAGCACATCTTCAATGAGGTTGAGGCGATTGTGTCACCAGAGCTGTGGGAGCGCTGCAACGCCGTCCTGGATGATCGCTACATGAAGCGCGAGCGGCCCGCGAAAAAGCCCGCACACCTGTTCTCCGGCTTCGTGGTCTGCCACTGCGGCAACAAGATGTATGTGCCGATGAAAACGCCGAAATACACCTGCCAGAAGTGCCGCAACAAGATCGCCTGCGCCGACCTGGAAGAGATATTCCTGGAGGAGGTGAAAAGCTACCTCGTCAACCCGGCCAACGTGCAAGGCTACCTCAGCAAGTCCGGCGAGGTGCTGGGCGAGAAAGAAACCCTGATCGCCCAACGGCAACGAGAATCCGCGAAGCTCAAGAGCGACACCGACCGGATGCTGCGGCTCTACCTCGATGGCAGCGTGACATCGGAAGACTTCAAACGGTTCAACGACCCACTCGTCGAGCAGAGGCAGCAGCTCGACGACGAACTCGTCCGCCTCCAGGCCGAGATCGATGTGCTGAAAATCGACTCCCTGTCCGGTGAATAA
- a CDS encoding type IV secretion system DNA-binding domain-containing protein: MGWLDEALTDQFYRWELRGRGWLHYDAPVSIEPPFRPFFGHFLPQRGVQRVDDGRRATFGSRLFEGVGKMLSPQSSTAKAEDEPDEEPGPFYEQRGELVELQINLPDIKGVNQDAMESWLLSLSSCREPIAFELIGTEREIVAQFAAGQGDAALLGQQIAAHFPGAETVQQASYLHDQWREAGTETAIVELGLAEPFMIPLAKSRGDIFVSMAAAMSDLAPGELAVFQVIFEPTRHAWAESILRSVTDNTGGAFFANRPDLVRQAREKIRSPLFAAVVRIAVFADDQERARELSLNMASCLRAFTQVGGNELMPLSANEYPADAHEEDVLRRQSRRAGMMLNAEELTGFVHLPTSAVATSKLRRDTGSTRPAPAHLTEQADLLLGINQHSGQDAAVWLRMDHRVRHTHIIVGSGYGKTTFLFNCIRQDIENGFGCGLLDPHGDLADRLLDFIPRDRLDDVVIVDPTDEEASVGFNILAAHSDFEKDLIASDLVAVFRRQSSSWGEQMESVLHHAILAFLESSRGGTIADLKNFLLDAGTRNEFLKTVRDPDVVFYWKKGFPQLGGTRSVGPVVTRLEKFLARKPVKRMVSQRVNKLDFADILDSGKIFIAKLPQGQIGAENAYLLGTLLVSKFQQMAMARQRMREEERRPFFLYVDESANFLTPSMAEILSGARKYRLGLILSHQSLSQLKAEPEVTGALDASACTRIAFRVGDQDARALADGFSHFDARALQNLSIGEAICRVERSDLDFNLTTLPAMEHFEETTYAGRDEVTAHSRAAYGTTIADLDELLQQTISEAEVVEAETDEGLEPAAAPPKAEKTRPIADEPAVVNTPTEDAVAVTANAFEAPPRAPSPKPFAPTEVRADVAELGRGGDLHRAAQNELKLVAESLGFRATIERQLPGTQETVDLHLQFNEQVIGCEISVTNTLDYEVRNVAKLLRAGIQSVAMVALDAAKLARLEPAIRNSLSPDDSPKVRCFLKADFVELLQSLILEAPPTPPSETEPRKVKGWTVKRTTVQLSADELKKREGEIASALADSVRRRAGQKKK; the protein is encoded by the coding sequence ATGGGCTGGCTAGACGAAGCACTAACCGATCAGTTCTACCGCTGGGAGCTTCGCGGGCGTGGCTGGCTGCATTACGATGCACCTGTTTCCATCGAGCCGCCTTTCCGCCCGTTCTTTGGTCACTTCCTGCCGCAGCGCGGTGTGCAGCGGGTGGACGATGGCAGGCGTGCGACTTTCGGCAGCAGGCTGTTCGAGGGTGTGGGCAAGATGCTTTCACCGCAATCATCCACAGCAAAAGCGGAGGACGAGCCAGACGAAGAACCCGGCCCGTTCTACGAGCAGCGAGGCGAGCTTGTCGAGCTTCAGATCAACCTGCCGGACATCAAAGGCGTGAACCAGGACGCGATGGAGTCGTGGCTACTCTCGCTCTCATCGTGCCGTGAACCCATCGCTTTCGAGCTGATCGGCACAGAGCGTGAGATCGTGGCACAGTTCGCCGCAGGCCAGGGCGATGCGGCACTGTTGGGCCAGCAGATTGCCGCTCACTTCCCCGGAGCGGAGACCGTTCAACAGGCCAGCTACCTGCACGACCAGTGGCGCGAGGCCGGAACTGAAACGGCAATCGTTGAGCTTGGGCTGGCGGAGCCATTCATGATCCCGCTCGCGAAGTCGCGCGGTGACATCTTCGTGAGCATGGCGGCAGCGATGTCCGACCTCGCACCCGGCGAGCTGGCAGTGTTTCAAGTCATCTTCGAGCCGACGCGTCACGCTTGGGCGGAAAGCATCCTGCGTTCGGTGACGGACAACACGGGCGGCGCGTTCTTTGCCAATCGCCCCGATTTGGTGCGGCAGGCACGGGAGAAGATTCGGTCGCCTCTCTTCGCCGCCGTCGTGCGCATCGCCGTCTTTGCCGATGACCAGGAGCGCGCCCGCGAGCTGTCCCTCAACATGGCCTCGTGTCTCCGGGCGTTCACGCAAGTCGGTGGCAACGAGCTGATGCCGCTGTCCGCGAACGAATACCCCGCCGACGCACACGAGGAAGATGTGTTACGCCGACAGAGCCGACGCGCGGGAATGATGCTGAACGCGGAGGAACTCACCGGCTTCGTTCACCTGCCCACGAGTGCCGTCGCCACATCCAAGCTACGTCGTGACACTGGTAGCACGCGCCCAGCGCCAGCACACCTTACCGAGCAGGCCGACCTGCTGCTCGGCATCAATCAGCACTCAGGCCAGGACGCTGCCGTCTGGCTGCGCATGGATCACCGTGTCCGCCACACGCACATCATCGTCGGCTCCGGCTACGGCAAAACCACTTTCCTTTTCAACTGCATCCGCCAGGACATCGAGAACGGCTTTGGCTGCGGGTTGCTCGACCCGCACGGCGATCTCGCTGACCGCTTGCTCGATTTCATTCCACGCGACCGCCTTGATGATGTGGTGATCGTCGATCCAACCGATGAAGAAGCATCCGTCGGTTTCAACATCCTCGCGGCGCACAGCGACTTCGAGAAGGACCTCATCGCGTCCGACCTTGTGGCGGTGTTTCGTCGCCAGTCATCGAGCTGGGGTGAGCAGATGGAGAGTGTGCTCCATCACGCGATCCTCGCATTTCTGGAAAGCTCACGCGGTGGCACCATCGCAGACTTGAAGAACTTCCTGCTCGATGCCGGAACACGGAACGAGTTCTTGAAGACTGTGCGCGATCCCGATGTCGTCTTCTACTGGAAGAAGGGCTTCCCACAGCTTGGTGGCACGCGATCCGTTGGCCCCGTGGTCACTCGGCTAGAGAAGTTCCTCGCACGCAAACCCGTGAAGCGCATGGTGTCGCAGCGTGTCAATAAACTCGACTTCGCCGACATCCTCGACAGCGGGAAGATTTTCATCGCTAAGCTCCCCCAAGGCCAGATCGGCGCGGAGAACGCTTATCTGCTCGGCACACTCCTTGTCTCCAAGTTCCAGCAGATGGCGATGGCTCGTCAGCGGATGCGCGAGGAAGAGCGTCGCCCGTTCTTCCTGTATGTGGACGAGTCCGCAAACTTCCTTACGCCCTCAATGGCGGAGATTCTGTCCGGCGCACGCAAGTATCGCCTCGGACTGATCCTCTCGCACCAGAGCCTCAGCCAGCTCAAAGCTGAGCCTGAAGTCACCGGAGCACTCGATGCCAGCGCCTGCACCCGCATCGCTTTCCGCGTAGGTGACCAAGATGCGCGAGCACTGGCTGATGGATTCTCGCACTTCGACGCCCGTGCCTTGCAGAACCTCAGTATCGGCGAAGCCATCTGCCGCGTGGAGCGCAGCGATCTTGATTTCAACCTCACCACGCTCCCCGCGATGGAGCACTTTGAAGAGACGACCTATGCAGGGCGAGACGAGGTGACAGCGCACTCCCGCGCGGCTTACGGAACGACTATCGCCGATCTGGACGAGTTGCTGCAACAGACGATCAGTGAAGCCGAAGTGGTCGAGGCTGAGACAGACGAAGGTCTTGAGCCAGCGGCCGCACCACCCAAAGCGGAAAAGACCCGTCCCATTGCAGACGAACCCGCAGTGGTAAACACCCCCACAGAAGATGCCGTCGCTGTAACGGCCAACGCTTTCGAAGCACCGCCCAGAGCGCCATCCCCGAAGCCTTTCGCCCCAACCGAAGTTCGTGCTGACGTGGCAGAGCTAGGACGCGGCGGCGACCTGCACCGTGCTGCGCAGAACGAACTGAAACTCGTAGCAGAGTCACTCGGCTTCCGAGCGACGATTGAGCGACAGCTACCGGGAACCCAGGAGACCGTGGACCTGCACCTCCAGTTCAACGAGCAAGTGATCGGTTGCGAGATCAGCGTCACCAACACACTGGACTACGAAGTCCGCAATGTGGCGAAGCTGCTTCGCGCTGGAATACAGTCGGTGGCGATGGTGGCACTTGATGCGGCGAAACTCGCGAGGCTCGAACCTGCGATCCGCAACAGCCTGTCTCCAGATGACAGCCCAAAAGTCCGCTGCTTCCTCAAGGCGGATTTCGTGGAGCTCCTGCAATCACTGATCCTCGAAGCGCCCCCAACACCCCCGAGCGAAACCGAGCCGCGAAAAGTGAAGGGATGGACCGTGAAGCGCACCACTGTCCAGCTCAGTGCCGACGAGCTAAAGAAGCGTGAGGGTGAGATCGCATCGGCGCTTGCCGACAGCGTGAGGCGCAGAGCAGGCCAGAAGAAAAAGTGA
- a CDS encoding IS5 family transposase produces the protein MPAKPYQPAGYDSDLSDAEWELIKPIIYPAGAKRCRGRLRAPDSARICLDTIRYVLKTGSQWSMIPKNLAPRSTAHDALSKWTEQGLWPKLNDALRTQTRLMLKKRHAQRRCHRQPKRQRRAATGCGCGYDAGKKIKGRKRHALTDTNGLLLGVVVTPADVQDRDGAKLLLCMFCHGFLSLLMIFADGGYAGKLETFVQSMGQLFGHGASFALGIIKKLEDQKGFVVLPRRWVIERSFGWLVKQRRLTRDHEKNPRHHEAFVYLAFIGIMARRLTSLQPVEPFAG, from the coding sequence ATGCCAGCCAAGCCCTATCAACCAGCCGGTTACGATTCTGATCTCAGCGATGCGGAATGGGAACTCATCAAGCCTATCATCTACCCGGCTGGCGCGAAGCGTTGTCGAGGCAGGCTGCGAGCTCCCGACTCCGCCCGAATCTGTCTGGACACCATCCGCTATGTGCTCAAAACGGGCTCTCAGTGGTCGATGATCCCCAAGAACCTCGCGCCCCGCAGCACCGCTCACGACGCCTTGAGTAAATGGACCGAGCAGGGCTTGTGGCCCAAGCTCAACGACGCCCTGCGCACCCAGACACGCCTGATGCTAAAAAAACGCCATGCCCAGCGCCGCTGTCATCGACAGCCAAAGCGTCAAAGGCGGGCAGCTACCGGCTGTGGCTGCGGTTACGACGCGGGCAAGAAGATCAAGGGACGCAAGCGCCACGCGCTCACCGACACCAACGGCCTGCTGCTGGGCGTGGTGGTCACGCCCGCCGACGTGCAAGATCGTGACGGCGCAAAGCTGCTGTTGTGCATGTTTTGCCATGGCTTCCTGAGCCTGCTGATGATCTTTGCCGATGGTGGCTATGCCGGGAAGCTGGAGACCTTCGTGCAGAGCATGGGACAACTCTTCGGTCACGGAGCGAGTTTTGCCTTGGGGATCATCAAGAAGCTCGAAGACCAGAAGGGCTTCGTGGTGCTGCCGCGCCGCTGGGTCATCGAGCGCAGCTTTGGCTGGCTGGTGAAGCAACGCCGACTCACACGGGATCACGAGAAGAACCCGCGCCATCACGAAGCCTTTGTTTACCTCGCCTTCATCGGCATCATGGCCAGACGCCTCACCTCGTTACAACCTGTCGAACCTTTTGCCGGATAG
- a CDS encoding IS4 family transposase has product MSHLGTMIFAQLAHALSLNDICDWLRLKTRAIAAFGLTPPSRNNLSHANKERDARFTEPGLLAHARTSASLRCELCSQRPGRSSRAPLHRFKVRIHAVDSTVMELVANCMGWARHRRRKAAAKMHLRLSLNSFLPTFAIVGSAGEHDNKRARELCAGLKEGEVVVFDKAYVDFAHLHDLDLRGVQWVTRAKDNLRYRALRNLPVVKGSGIVKDQIVKLTGTKWKSLSGWTVRRVEAWVEVDGEKRLMVFITNNTHWSPRSVCDLYRARWDIEVFFKQVKQTLKLGDFFGAQRQRDPLAGVDSAAGVCAAALRRTHEPVGPQLHAALCCGPRVDVGTARSAWRFTKLWDSRWQFQNTGQSAYLVVARV; this is encoded by the coding sequence ATGAGCCACCTCGGCACGATGATCTTCGCCCAGCTCGCCCACGCCCTGAGCCTCAACGACATCTGCGACTGGCTGCGGCTCAAGACCCGCGCCATCGCCGCCTTTGGCCTCACCCCGCCCTCGCGCAACAACCTCTCCCACGCCAACAAGGAGCGCGACGCTCGCTTCACCGAGCCTGGTCTTCTGGCGCACGCTCGAACATCTGCATCATTGCGATGCGAGCTTTGCTCTCAGCGGCCCGGCCGCAGTTCACGCGCTCCGCTTCACCGTTTCAAAGTGAGGATTCACGCGGTTGACTCCACTGTGATGGAACTGGTGGCCAACTGCATGGGCTGGGCCAGGCACCGCCGCCGCAAGGCCGCCGCCAAGATGCACCTGCGCCTGAGCTTGAACAGCTTCCTGCCCACCTTCGCCATCGTGGGCAGCGCCGGCGAGCATGACAACAAGCGCGCCCGTGAGCTTTGCGCCGGATTGAAAGAGGGCGAAGTGGTCGTCTTTGACAAGGCGTATGTGGACTTCGCCCACCTGCATGATCTCGATTTGCGCGGCGTGCAGTGGGTCACCCGCGCCAAGGACAACCTCCGCTACCGCGCCCTTCGCAACCTGCCGGTGGTCAAAGGCAGCGGCATTGTGAAGGATCAGATCGTCAAGCTCACCGGGACGAAGTGGAAGTCGCTCTCCGGTTGGACCGTGCGGCGGGTCGAGGCATGGGTGGAGGTCGATGGCGAGAAGCGCCTGATGGTCTTCATCACCAACAACACCCATTGGAGTCCTCGCAGCGTCTGCGACCTCTACCGCGCCCGCTGGGACATTGAGGTGTTCTTCAAACAGGTGAAGCAAACACTCAAGCTCGGCGACTTTTTTGGGGCACAACGCCAACGCGATCCGCTGGCAGGTGTGGACAGCGCTGCTGGTGTATGTGCTGCTGCGCTTCGCCGCACACATGAGCCAGTGGGGCCACAGCTTCACGCGGCTCTTTGCTGTGGCCCGCGCGTCGATGTGGGAACGGCTCGATCTGCTTGGCGTTTTACAAAGCTATGGGACAGCAGGTGGCAGTTTCAAAATACTGGGCAGTCCGCATACCTCGTGGTTGCCAGGGTTTGA
- a CDS encoding Eco57I restriction-modification methylase domain-containing protein, protein MTTLEQKRLDLLSKLDAERSQAERNRMGQFGTPSALAGEVMRTALAMLPQGERVRFLEPGFGTGSFYSALLDQVPSKRIEAAEGFEIDPHYGDEAARLWSGTPLALHQRDYLTTPPPTERERFNLLISNPPYIRHHHIEAERKPELQHMAALRAGVKLSGLSGLYCYFLAAAHAWMREGGIGVWLIPSEFMDVNYGSELKRYLLRDVTLLRIHRFDPDEVQFEDALVSSAIVVLKKERPSPQHSVEFTFGGTLTEPRMRKSLPAAQLMGEAKWTRFPVNGRQEHSRHVLSDFFAIKRGIATGGNEFFVLPSDEIDRRQLPRQFFRPIIPGPRWLQQEVIESDDDGVPLLDRSLFVLDCSLPEAEVRSRFPTLADYIDEGAQNGYRDRYLCSRRTPWYSQEQRKAPQFFCTYIGRTNTKSGRPFRFIQNNSSAIAANTYLLLYAKPELQSALDAKPALKAEVWRILNDIPLETLVLGGRVYGGGLHKLEPKELANVNADNLAALVHGDSTARLSARSVAEQLEMAW, encoded by the coding sequence ATGACGACGCTGGAACAGAAACGCCTCGATTTGCTCTCGAAGCTCGACGCCGAGCGGTCGCAGGCGGAGCGCAACCGCATGGGGCAGTTCGGCACGCCGTCAGCGCTCGCAGGCGAGGTGATGCGAACGGCGTTGGCGATGCTGCCGCAGGGCGAGCGCGTTCGCTTCCTGGAGCCAGGCTTTGGCACGGGTTCATTCTACTCCGCGCTGCTAGACCAAGTGCCCAGCAAGCGCATCGAAGCCGCCGAGGGCTTCGAGATTGATCCCCACTATGGCGACGAAGCCGCGCGACTCTGGAGCGGCACCCCACTCGCGCTGCACCAGCGGGACTACCTCACCACGCCGCCGCCAACCGAGCGCGAGCGCTTCAATTTGCTCATCTCCAATCCGCCCTACATCCGGCACCATCACATCGAGGCGGAGCGGAAGCCCGAACTACAGCACATGGCTGCGCTACGCGCCGGGGTGAAGCTCAGCGGCTTGTCCGGCCTCTACTGCTACTTCTTGGCCGCCGCCCACGCCTGGATGCGCGAGGGCGGCATCGGCGTGTGGCTCATCCCCTCGGAGTTCATGGACGTGAACTACGGCTCGGAGCTGAAGCGCTACCTGCTGCGCGACGTGACGCTGCTACGCATTCATCGCTTCGATCCCGATGAGGTGCAGTTCGAGGACGCGCTGGTATCATCGGCCATCGTCGTTCTGAAGAAGGAACGCCCTTCGCCGCAGCACAGCGTCGAGTTCACCTTCGGCGGCACCTTGACCGAGCCGCGCATGCGCAAGAGCCTCCCCGCCGCGCAGCTTATGGGGGAAGCCAAATGGACACGCTTTCCCGTCAACGGTCGGCAGGAGCACTCGCGCCACGTCTTGTCCGATTTCTTTGCCATCAAGCGCGGTATCGCCACCGGCGGCAATGAGTTCTTTGTGCTGCCCTCCGACGAGATCGACCGCCGCCAGCTCCCCCGCCAGTTCTTCCGCCCCATTATTCCTGGCCCGCGCTGGCTTCAACAGGAAGTCATCGAGTCTGACGATGACGGTGTGCCGCTGCTCGACCGCAGCTTGTTCGTGCTCGACTGCTCGCTGCCGGAGGCGGAGGTGCGCAGCCGCTTCCCCACTCTCGCCGACTACATCGACGAAGGTGCGCAAAACGGCTACCGAGACCGTTACCTGTGCAGCCGCCGAACGCCCTGGTATAGCCAGGAGCAGCGCAAGGCACCGCAGTTTTTCTGCACCTACATCGGCCGCACCAACACGAAGTCAGGCCGCCCCTTCCGCTTCATTCAGAACAACTCATCCGCCATCGCAGCAAACACTTACCTCTTGCTCTACGCAAAGCCCGAGCTGCAATCTGCCCTCGACGCCAAGCCCGCCCTCAAAGCTGAGGTCTGGCGCATCCTCAACGACATCCCCCTGGAAACCCTCGTGCTCGGAGGCCGCGTCTATGGCGGTGGTCTGCACAAGCTGGAGCCGAAGGAATTGGCTAATGTGAATGCCGACAACCTGGCTGCCCTTGTTCATGGCGATAGCACCGCGAGGCTCAGCGCCCGCTCCGTAGCAGAACAGTTGGAAATGGCTTGGTGA
- a CDS encoding XamI family restriction endonuclease yields the protein MKQSPINRAQPDRWKADIALSVDLYNNWFMQFAPVTFREARVRTTKQVEDALKTTANLTDIKPETLAANPGVLPMLRMATCPPLARDRLVGLAGVSKNLVLRMEEGKMPVRFGAEASASDLAKISTIIRKMADPDIFVWLDRKSAATAEEVHRAATVVADRLCGAVADPIVRNAQERRQLELIGKWLEARGYKKLEAGQGTKFDEMPPGTYSFRMNVPVKQEGSAKTVNIPIDAVIMPKSAKAKELPLLIEAKSAGDFTNVNKRRKEEAQKMAQLRGTYGKQVRFALFLCGYFDSGYLGYEAAEGIDWVWEHRIDDLSQFGL from the coding sequence ATGAAACAGTCACCCATCAACCGTGCTCAACCCGACCGCTGGAAGGCCGACATTGCGCTGTCGGTGGACCTCTACAACAACTGGTTCATGCAGTTTGCGCCAGTCACGTTCCGCGAGGCCCGGGTGCGGACGACGAAGCAGGTCGAGGACGCCCTCAAGACGACGGCGAACCTGACGGACATCAAGCCGGAGACGTTGGCGGCGAATCCTGGTGTGCTGCCGATGCTGCGGATGGCGACTTGCCCACCTTTGGCTCGGGATCGATTGGTCGGTCTGGCAGGTGTGTCGAAGAACCTCGTGCTGCGAATGGAAGAAGGGAAAATGCCAGTGCGCTTCGGTGCCGAGGCGTCGGCGTCAGACCTCGCAAAGATCTCCACCATCATCCGCAAGATGGCGGACCCGGACATCTTCGTGTGGCTCGACCGCAAAAGCGCCGCGACCGCCGAAGAAGTCCACCGCGCGGCGACGGTGGTGGCGGATCGCCTTTGTGGCGCGGTTGCTGATCCCATTGTGCGCAACGCGCAGGAACGACGGCAGCTTGAGTTGATCGGCAAATGGCTGGAGGCGCGGGGGTACAAAAAGCTGGAAGCCGGTCAGGGGACGAAGTTCGACGAGATGCCGCCAGGAACCTATAGCTTCCGCATGAACGTGCCGGTGAAGCAGGAAGGAAGTGCGAAGACAGTGAACATCCCGATTGATGCGGTCATCATGCCGAAGTCGGCGAAAGCGAAGGAGCTGCCGCTATTGATCGAAGCGAAGTCGGCGGGCGATTTCACCAACGTGAACAAGCGCCGCAAGGAGGAAGCGCAAAAGATGGCACAGCTTCGCGGCACTTACGGGAAACAGGTGCGGTTCGCGCTGTTTCTGTGCGGCTACTTCGACAGCGGCTACCTTGGCTACGAGGCGGCTGAGGGGATTGATTGGGTGTGGGAACACCGCATCGACGACTTGTCACAGTTCGGTCTGTAG